Within the Kribbella aluminosa genome, the region CACAGCCAGTCGCCGCCGTCGTACTTGCCCTCCTCGAGCAGGTTGGCGTTGTTCGCGTACATGAACGACGTCCAGCTGCCCCACAGCCGGACCACCCAGCCGAACGCGTTGATGCCCTTGAACTTGGCGATTTTCGTCGCCGCGGTCTCGAAGTCCTGGAGTGTCCAGCTCTCGTTCGGCGGTACGACGCCGGCACGCTGGAAGAGCTCGGTGCTGTAGAACATGTTCCCGGCGTTGAAGCTGTCCGGGAGTTCCCACAGGTGGCCCTGGTACATCATCGACTCCACCAGCGCCGGGTGGATGTCGGCGAAGTACTCCTTGAGCGCCGGCAGGTCCTTGGTGACGTAGTCGTCGAGCGGGAGCGCGAGCTCCTTGGACGCCATCAGCTGCAGGCCCTCGGTCGCGACGCTGATGATGTCCGGCGGGGTGCCGGCCGCGATCTGGGTCAGCACCTTCGCCAGGAAGTCGTTCCAGTCGGTGCCGTTGATCGCGGAGATCTCGAACTTGATGCTCGAGTCGAGCTTGGCGATCTGCGGCTGCAACCGGTTCTGCAGCTGGGTGGCCGCCGCCTGCTCGCCGAAGTACAGCATCTTCAGCGACTTCGACGAGCTGCCGCCGCCGTTGCTGCAGGCGGCGAGATCGGCCAGCGCGGCGAGGCTGAGACCGCCGGCTCCGGCCTTCAGCAGGGTCCGGCGGGCCAGCGTCCCACCGGGCGGATGAATACCTGTCATGGGTTCCTCCTAGTCCGCCCAATACGTATTGACCCGGGACGGTAGCAGCGGCTTAGAGTGGGGTCAATACGTATTGGCCCGATCTGTGATAGTTGTTGTCGGCGGTGCCAACGCCGCCGCACCGTGGAGGGGGATCGATGGCGAGGAAGCCTGCCGGCGGGCCGAAACGCGTCACGATGACCGATGTCGCCCGCCGTGCCG harbors:
- a CDS encoding ABC transporter substrate-binding protein, whose translation is MTGIHPPGGTLARRTLLKAGAGGLSLAALADLAACSNGGGSSSKSLKMLYFGEQAAATQLQNRLQPQIAKLDSSIKFEISAINGTDWNDFLAKVLTQIAAGTPPDIISVATEGLQLMASKELALPLDDYVTKDLPALKEYFADIHPALVESMMYQGHLWELPDSFNAGNMFYSTELFQRAGVVPPNESWTLQDFETAATKIAKFKGINAFGWVVRLWGSWTSFMYANNANLLEEGKYDGGDWLWNKAYAGDAAAAGRKGGWKWGAPTANSDATVEALNYMIELTKKGLSPSPDVGGGGTLQGLFASNRIGMSIGGGFWAGGLANAGMKNGSFDVTMFPKWKSQRHLFGAGGYAIFKSSKKKDLAWEVLKLLVKPDTFDLVFPGNVTTPGRKSLVTAARYAKTGPKHWSVFYDTLTKHPDTAPIPAPPYYNALATALNQRTTQAISSGNAKAALDGLQSDLEKAAGAS